The Chelonoidis abingdonii isolate Lonesome George chromosome 9, CheloAbing_2.0, whole genome shotgun sequence genome has a segment encoding these proteins:
- the LYSMD2 gene encoding lysM and putative peptidoglycan-binding domain-containing protein 2 yields the protein MAEFPPVPLSLREEPPAARSGSESESEAELSQSLARTKIRSYGSTASVAAPLAERYLEHRLSAGDTLQGIALKYGVTMEQIKRANKLFTNDCIFLRKTLNIPVITEKPLLFNGLNSLESPENEIIDVSLCGEGPVTVQEESSSSPSPQEPDNQPAAPEELSAKDFLHRLDLQIKLSKQAARKLKDEDIREEDEESPYATSSYHQ from the exons ATGGCAGAGTTCCCGCCAGTGCCGCTCTCCCTGCGGGAGGAGCCCCCGGCCGCCCGCTCTGGCTCCGAGTCCGAGTCGGAGGCCGAGCTGTCGCAGAGCCTGGCCCGCACCAAGATCCGCTCGTACGGCAGCACAGCCAGCGTAGCGGCCCCCCTGGCGGAGCGCTACCTGGAGCATCGCCTCAGCGCCGGAGACACGCTGCAGGGCATCGCGCTCAAGTATGGAGTTACG ATGGAACAAATAAAAAGGGCAAATAAACTATTTACTAATGACTGTATATTCCTGAGGAAAACCCTGAATATTCCAGTTATAACAGAGAAGCCATTATTGTTCAATGGACTTAATTCGCTGGAATCGCCTGAGAATGAAATTATTGACGTTTCTCTTTGTGGTGAAGGACCAGTGACAGTTCAGGAAGAGAGTAGTTCTTCTCCCAGTCCTCAAGAACCTGACAATCAACCTGCTGCACCTGAAGAATTATCTGCCAAAGATTTTCTACATAGACTGGACTTGCAGATTAAGTTGTCCAAACAGGCAGCCAGGAAACTAAAAGATGAAGATATCAG